GGAAGATCCCCTGAGGAGTCAATTATGTAATCCACACCCAAGCTTTCGGCCGCCTCTTGCACGAAACCGGACGCTTTTCCACCACCCAGCTTCTCCCAAACGGGACAAGGATGCTCCAGGCAACTACACTCCGGATTCCAATGATGCGGTCGAAAAGGGCGATAGTAGGCATGCACTTCACCTCCATAGAAGGCCTCGGGCGCTTGGCCGAGGGCCAATCCCACGGAGGTGGTGCCAGTGCGGGCAGCCCCGCAAACATGGATTAATCGGGTCATTCTTCCCTCTTGCCCGTCGGAATCGGACGACCATAGCCGTAACGGGCCAACTCCTCCCCCGCAGCGGCTTCAATGGCCTCGAGATCCCCCTGACAAAGGCGGGCTAGCCTACGGGGGTTCTGGTTATTAAGGGGCGCAGTTACCCCATGCACCTTTAATTCCGAAATATTAGAGGTCCATTCGTTATCCAATTCTAAAAAAGCCGCAATCCGCGCTAGCTGGGCCAGGGGATCCTCTGCCAAGTCTTCATAATAGACTGTAAGGGCTCGGGGATACTCGACCAGGGATTCCCGGACTATTCTGTTCGCTTCCGCCCACTGGTACGCACAATCCGCAATGGAATATTGTCCCCCAGGCGCTTGACCATTCGTTCGGCGTTGGATGCCTTCGGCCACCGCATAGCCATTGCGTACCATGTGAATAAAGTAGGCTGGCTGGAAATGCTGGATAAGCCAGGGGATGCGGACTGCATTCACGATGGATTTTTCGACGAAGACTAGCTTGGAGCGATCGAAGCACATGCCCCACTCCCGCAGAGACCGTTGGGCCACTTGCGCTCCCTCTCCCGGGCGGGGACCCAGGTGTTCAATGCATTTGTGCCACATTCGGGGCCAGCCATAGTCTTCGGGGCGGTCCAACTTGCTCGCCAAGGCAACCCCTTCGTAAGGGAGGGTGCTGATTGAGGGATGCTGACCGAGAAGGGTATTCAAGAGAGTGGTTCCGGAGTTGTAAGCTCCCACCAAAAAAACCCATTTGCGCCCTTGGGGCGCAGGAACTAGGGGTGAAAGGTACTGGTGGAACCCCCACTGGCGGCAGCCCTTCAGCCAGATGCGCCGGGGAAGCCCCAACAGGCTAATATTTCCCATGAAACTAGTCCCCCTTACTCCATTCTGGGAAAGGGTGTCGGGGCTCATTAGCTGCCGCCCGGCCGAGTTAGGAGCAGGGACCGACTTTTACGAGCTATCCAGGAGGGAAGGGTTTTTCCGAAGCAGACAACCATCCCCCTTTTCGGAAGCAGACCAGGAAACGACAAGGCAATCTTGGCCCAAGCCTTGATACAGCGTGGAAAATCATTGGCCTGTTGATACAGCATCCCTTCCACACGCCGGTAACGAGCATGCATATAACGGCTTAGCCCAGCATCCCGATAACGCTGCTCATGGGCGCGCATCAATCCAGCCAGGCGGCCTAGTCGTCCCTCCACGTTCTGGCTGCGGCTCTTTCCCACAACCCGACCCAGGTGCACTAAAGGTTCGGAAACAAAAGAAACAGGGGAAACGGCCCCTACCCTTATCCAGAGGTCCCAATCTTCAATTAAGACCCGGCTTTCCGAAAACCCCCCCACCGATTGCAGCAATGACTTGCTCGCCATTACCGTCGACACAGATCCCACGATTACTTGATTTTTTAAAATGTCCGTGGAAACATCTCCTGAGACAGTGGGAAGGACGGTACGAGAGCGGTTTTGTCCTTCATGCCGGGTTATCCCGCAATAAACCCATTCCATTTGGCTGCCTTCTAACAGGGCCACTTGCTTTTCCACCTTTTCGAATTCCCACCAATCATCGTGGTCTAGAAAAGCCACGTACTCCCCTTCAGCAGCTTCCAGCCCCACATTACGGGCCGCCCCTACCCCGTGATTAGTAATTAGCCCGATCCATCGAATGTGCTCTTCGGAAAAATTTCCTTCCACCCCGCCAAAAGGAAGTGAGCTTCCGTCATCCACAACCAGGACCTCCAGGGCTCGATAGGACTGGTCGAGGACACTTTGAATAGCCCTAGCAAGGGTTTCGGGAGAAGAGTTGAAGGAGGTGATAACCACCGACACCAACGTTTGTTCGGGATAGATATTCATGATTTCTAGGTTTGCCCTAACCGTGCCCCGAATCCATTGAGTTCCATCTCCCTCAGGAGAAAATGCCACTAATTGGGGAGCTGTAATCGCTTTATAGTTTCGGGCCGACTTTCATGAACCGCAACGTAGTTTGGACCCTTGAAATCTTCATCGGAAGGTGTATATTTTTTGAAAGCAACCCCATAGGGGTACAATTTTCCAACCGAATACCCCTTGGCGGACAGAAGCCCGTAGAAATCTTTCAGCAAGAACCGGCTATAGATATTTAAAGGGGTATATTCGAACTGAATTACTGAGATCCTTCCTTCATCAAGCATGTCAGAAAATCCATCCAAAACAAGATTCTCAGCACCCTCCACATCAACCTTCAGCAAATCTATAAACTCAATCCCGTTTTCGGCACAATATTCCTCCCCTCTTTTGGTCTGTACTTCCTCTAAATGAAAATATTCCCGGCCAAGCTCATTGGTAATCATGGTGGAATGCGTATCTTTTTCTGCATCCATAAAAATGCGGGAATTGCCCGTTTTCGCGCTTAGGCCAAAATTATTCAGGTATACCCCCTGCTGATCTTTTAGATTTTCATTCAATCGAGCAAAGGTACCGGAAACCACCTCGAAGGCATGCACTTCCGCGATAGGAAGGAACTCCTTGGCCATCCGGGTCCACTCCCCGCGGTTGGCCCCGACATCGAAAACGGTCTGCGGGGAGAACTCTTTTAAAATCTTGATTAGGTATTTTTCTCCATTCACTCTATAATCATAATTAACATTCTCATAGGCTTTAATATATGAAAGGCAAACCTTATAAATAGACTGGTTTATAAGATTCTTATTCCGGGTGAACCGGAAGAACAATTTGTCCAACATTTTACGGGCGCCCATTCCTTCTCCATTTTTCCTAAAATGAACCGTTTTTTAGGGTAACAACTTTCGTAAAGGGACATATTTTTTGGGGACTTAATATTCCGCCTTTCCCAATAGGGGCGCACCCAGCCCCCCCCCTTATAAAAGTTCAAATACCTCTTCGAAGAAGCGGAATAGGCCGATCTAGCATTTTTTCGAGTTTTTCAACTTCACCTGCAAACTCAGCATCTAACCGTTTTCTAAACTGCGGGGAAATAGGCCCTCTTCCTCCTTCCTTCAGATTGAATCGCTTTAAGCGTTTTCGAAGTGGGAACAGATATTTCTCTCTAAAATGGCTGGAGAAAACCTTATGGACTATTTTTCTAAAAACGGGAGGTGGGCTTCTTAAAAAATTTTGAACAGCTGGAATTCGAACGGATTTATTTTTATTCTTTACATAAAAATCCGGAGAAAAACCGGGATCCACCTCCAAAAATCTCAATAAAGAGGAGAACTCCGTTTCCGGGCTTTCCTTAAACTCCTCTAGAACCATTACATATACTTGCTCTCTACCGAACAATTCGTAGTATCTATAGATCTGCTCTGACATTTTAGCTACTTCCCTATAAAAAAGAACCTTAAAAAATTCCCCCTCTTTAGGAATATCCCAGCCTTTCCTGCGCCTATCTTCTAAATTTATTGCGCTCTCAAAAGAAGAAACATCCTCATTGCCAGTCAGCAACAATTGACCATGCAAGGAATACATCATATCAACTGGATTTCTTATTATAATCACAATTTTTGAATCAGGGTTAAAATCATAAATTTCCTTCGCAGCCGAATGTGAAAACATATAGTACACGGAGGCCTCCCCAACACGAAGAAACCCTTCAGCCCCCTTAAATAGTTTTTTGTAACTTTCCCAATCCCTAACAAAATAAGGAGATTCTGGCTTCAAATCTTTCCCGAAATAAGTTGGCTCTTTATGGGGAGACATGAAAATTTGAGGGTGCTCAGAAAGATAGGAATACAAAGAGGTTGTGCCACATTTTGGCGCACCTACTATAAAAAAATCAGGAAGTTTTATCATGGTTTCGCCTCAAAATTTACAACAAATAAAATTAATAAGCCCTTCTTTGCTAATTATGCTCTCACTCCATAAGTTTTTACCCCTAAACGCTCCCTAACCACTCTACTTAACAAAACATTCCACAAAATAAAACTCACTGCCGTCCCTACCGCTGCACCAACAATTCCCCACAAGGGAATGAGGATTAAATTCAGACCTACATTTAATAACGCAGCTACTCCGAGCCACTTTGCCGTATCCTTTTCATTCCCAGTCATATTCAAAAGAGAGCCCACTGGCCCGAAAGCCGCATTTATTAGCTGCCCAAAACTTAGAATAAGGAGGGGGGAGTAAGCCTCCGTATATGGAGACCCGAAAACAAAACCCAAAATCTCCCTCCCCAAAAACGCGAAGATGAGCAAAAACGGGAAAGCAAATGCTAGTGATGCTCGTATGCTCCATGTGACTAATTGTTGGATTTTCTGATAGTCCCCCCGATGGAATAAATGGGTGAAATGGGGTGCTATGATCATATTAATTGCTTCAAGTGCAAATACAAGTAATAAGCTACCCTGAACCGCCACCCTGTAATAACCAACCTCTTCGATAGTTCCCAGGGCCCCTATCAATAAAATATCCGTATTTTTCATGATCAACTGAGTTCCGCTCAATAAAGCGAAAGGCCCAACTGCACCTAGCCAACCCTTTATCCGGTATTCAGGGACGGGCTTCTTCAATAGCTCCCGGGGCTTATTATGGTTCAGTAATAAGGCCCCAACCAAGAAGGTCAGGGCCACTGCAACCACGTTCAACATCATGGCCTCTGAAGCCCCCAGGGCTCCTTGGGGCAAGAAGATGTTAGCGCCTCCGAGAAAAGCTATAAAAAGGATTGGGCGCAGCACCCTTTCCGGTATTTGGCCCCATACCCCATAGCGAAGGCCTCTAAGGGCCGCGCCGCGTAACTTCCCCAAAGCTATGAGAGGTATTAAGGCCAGCCCTCCGTAAAAGGTAGCGAGCTGGATATTGGAATAGTGCCCGAAGAAAAACCAAGCGAGTAAAAGACCGATTCCCGCAACTGCCAGGGAAAAGAGGATGGCCGTTAAGGAGGCCCAGCGCCAGAGGCCACGCATTACTCCCCATTGTTCTTTTACTTGGGCTTGGGCTGTCTCCCTAACCACAAGGGTGGGCAACCCAAACTGAGCTGGGATAGCCATCAAAGTTACCAGGGAGGTTACATAGGCATAGATGCCATATCCCTGCGGCCCGAGCATCCGAGCAAGCATTACGGCTGTAACAAATCCGACCCCTGTTCCTACCACCTTTACCGTTAGGCTTCCGATACCGCCTCGGGCGAGCTGTCCTCCGAGGCCACTGCTACCTAGTAATTGCCCGATTGCGGCAAGTGGCCTGCGCTCCTGCAAGACGGGCATGGATTAACTCGCCCCGATCAGGTTCATCAGACCCAACGTGTTCCTCGGAAAATTCGGTTCTGGACAATTCCCTCCCTGTGCCTTAATGCATATACCAGCATTTCCTCCAGGACCTCATCAGTAAGGTAGTGAGGCCGAAGCCCTAGATCCAGGAGGCCGGTATGTTTAGGATTGTAAAAATGTTCCTCGGCTTCCTTACGGGGATTTTCCAGGTTCTGCACCTCTACCGTTAAGCCCTGGTTGCTCCCAACCCGTTGGACTTGGTCGGCCAGTTCATTGACGTTAAAGGTTTCCGTGAACTGGTTGAAAATCCGGAGGTCACTTATGTCTGGGGGATTTTCAAGAGCGAGATTCACGCAGTTGAGGGTATCTTTGATATTGAGGTACCCCCGGGTCTGACCTCCCTTGCCATAAACGGTCAAGGGGTACCCCACCACCGCTTGAACAATGAATCGGTTCAGGACCGTGCCGAACAGCTCGTCGTAGCTGAAGTGTGGCACTAGGCGCTCGTCACCCTCGTTCTCGTCGGTGTAGACCCCGTACACTGGGCCCTGCATGAGGTCGGTGACCGCCAGGTCCCACATGCGCACGTAGTACCACAGCAGATCGGTGTCCATGATCTTGGTGGTGTGATACAGGCTACCGGCCTGACGGGGATAGAGAAAGGTATCGGTGCGACCCTTGTGCTCGACCTCCAGCCATCCCTCCTCGATGTCGATGTTGGGGGTGCCGTACTCGCCCATGGTGCCCAGCTTGATGAGGTGGGCATCAGGGGCGTATTCGCGCAAGGCGTAGATGACGTTGAAGGTCACCCCCAGGTTGTTGTGCAGGGTGAGGTCCCCGGCCCGGCGGGAAAGCATGGAGTACGGCGCCGAGGGCTGCTCCGCGTAGTGGATAACCGCCTCGGGCTGGAACTCTTCGAAGATCCGGGCGATGAACTCCCAGTCGTTGAGGTCGCCGATGCGGGGGGTTATCTCGTAGCCTGAGTGGGCCTCCCACAGGCGGGTGCGCTCGTGGAGGTTGGGCACCGGGTGCAGGGGCTCGACGTCCTCCTCGCGGGCGATGCGCCGCCGGAGGTAGTTGTCCACCACCATCACCTCGTGGCCGCGGGCGGACAGGTGCATGGCGGTGGGCCAACCGAGGTAGCCGTCGCCGCCCAGGATCAGCACGCGCATCAGTTCCGCTCCTCCTTGTCGCCGGGCCAATAGCGCCGGGCGGTTTCTTCTTCGGGCTCGCCGAGCAGGCCGTTCCGC
The window above is part of the Thiohalorhabdus denitrificans genome. Proteins encoded here:
- a CDS encoding sulfotransferase family protein — protein: MSPDTLSQNGVRGTSFMGNISLLGLPRRIWLKGCRQWGFHQYLSPLVPAPQGRKWVFLVGAYNSGTTLLNTLLGQHPSISTLPYEGVALASKLDRPEDYGWPRMWHKCIEHLGPRPGEGAQVAQRSLREWGMCFDRSKLVFVEKSIVNAVRIPWLIQHFQPAYFIHMVRNGYAVAEGIQRRTNGQAPGGQYSIADCAYQWAEANRIVRESLVEYPRALTVYYEDLAEDPLAQLARIAAFLELDNEWTSNISELKVHGVTAPLNNQNPRRLARLCQGDLEAIEAAAGEELARYGYGRPIPTGKREE
- a CDS encoding glycosyltransferase family 2 protein; protein product: MNIYPEQTLVSVVITSFNSSPETLARAIQSVLDQSYRALEVLVVDDGSSLPFGGVEGNFSEEHIRWIGLITNHGVGAARNVGLEAAEGEYVAFLDHDDWWEFEKVEKQVALLEGSQMEWVYCGITRHEGQNRSRTVLPTVSGDVSTDILKNQVIVGSVSTVMASKSLLQSVGGFSESRVLIEDWDLWIRVGAVSPVSFVSEPLVHLGRVVGKSRSQNVEGRLGRLAGLMRAHEQRYRDAGLSRYMHARYRRVEGMLYQQANDFPRCIKAWAKIALSFPGLLPKRGMVVCFGKTLPSWIARKSRSLLLTRPGGS
- a CDS encoding FkbM family methyltransferase, which translates into the protein MGARKMLDKLFFRFTRNKNLINQSIYKVCLSYIKAYENVNYDYRVNGEKYLIKILKEFSPQTVFDVGANRGEWTRMAKEFLPIAEVHAFEVVSGTFARLNENLKDQQGVYLNNFGLSAKTGNSRIFMDAEKDTHSTMITNELGREYFHLEEVQTKRGEEYCAENGIEFIDLLKVDVEGAENLVLDGFSDMLDEGRISVIQFEYTPLNIYSRFLLKDFYGLLSAKGYSVGKLYPYGVAFKKYTPSDEDFKGPNYVAVHESRPETIKRLQLPN
- a CDS encoding sulfotransferase family protein, whose amino-acid sequence is MIKLPDFFIVGAPKCGTTSLYSYLSEHPQIFMSPHKEPTYFGKDLKPESPYFVRDWESYKKLFKGAEGFLRVGEASVYYMFSHSAAKEIYDFNPDSKIVIIIRNPVDMMYSLHGQLLLTGNEDVSSFESAINLEDRRRKGWDIPKEGEFFKVLFYREVAKMSEQIYRYYELFGREQVYVMVLEEFKESPETEFSSLLRFLEVDPGFSPDFYVKNKNKSVRIPAVQNFLRSPPPVFRKIVHKVFSSHFREKYLFPLRKRLKRFNLKEGGRGPISPQFRKRLDAEFAGEVEKLEKMLDRPIPLLRRGI
- a CDS encoding flippase, producing the protein MPVLQERRPLAAIGQLLGSSGLGGQLARGGIGSLTVKVVGTGVGFVTAVMLARMLGPQGYGIYAYVTSLVTLMAIPAQFGLPTLVVRETAQAQVKEQWGVMRGLWRWASLTAILFSLAVAGIGLLLAWFFFGHYSNIQLATFYGGLALIPLIALGKLRGAALRGLRYGVWGQIPERVLRPILFIAFLGGANIFLPQGALGASEAMMLNVVAVALTFLVGALLLNHNKPRELLKKPVPEYRIKGWLGAVGPFALLSGTQLIMKNTDILLIGALGTIEEVGYYRVAVQGSLLLVFALEAINMIIAPHFTHLFHRGDYQKIQQLVTWSIRASLAFAFPFLLIFAFLGREILGFVFGSPYTEAYSPLLILSFGQLINAAFGPVGSLLNMTGNEKDTAKWLGVAALLNVGLNLILIPLWGIVGAAVGTAVSFILWNVLLSRVVRERLGVKTYGVRA
- a CDS encoding NAD-dependent epimerase/dehydratase family protein, with the protein product MRVLILGGDGYLGWPTAMHLSARGHEVMVVDNYLRRRIAREEDVEPLHPVPNLHERTRLWEAHSGYEITPRIGDLNDWEFIARIFEEFQPEAVIHYAEQPSAPYSMLSRRAGDLTLHNNLGVTFNVIYALREYAPDAHLIKLGTMGEYGTPNIDIEEGWLEVEHKGRTDTFLYPRQAGSLYHTTKIMDTDLLWYYVRMWDLAVTDLMQGPVYGVYTDENEGDERLVPHFSYDELFGTVLNRFIVQAVVGYPLTVYGKGGQTRGYLNIKDTLNCVNLALENPPDISDLRIFNQFTETFNVNELADQVQRVGSNQGLTVEVQNLENPRKEAEEHFYNPKHTGLLDLGLRPHYLTDEVLEEMLVYALRHREGIVQNRIFRGTRWV